Proteins from one Syngnathus scovelli strain Florida chromosome 9, RoL_Ssco_1.2, whole genome shotgun sequence genomic window:
- the LOC125975202 gene encoding uncharacterized protein isoform X1 encodes MPRKGRRSQAVKLSWERRAKRRCSPSPVTCSDPTLPTWHNDYERANTALFETPDTCANTALFETEHGLEPHFETERGHDPHSETDKRGYDPLCQTERGHDPHFETDKRGHDPLCQTAERALDAHFEIDHQRAYIAQFETDSCDTGPDIPAAAMASVQPHLVTYVLASHSQAHPRYGEFRNSQCVANSVTFLAFLQEFNHLTSSDLDAVLNVGNELYTCTVAALKAQGCFLDRFLTADELPGIVRGFSKQHVLIKSQSMGGLFTSFYGDELFLNLRDRLQCLTSEVSYALLIMRLTCIAVFRDHQGRYGFFDPHSRGRDGLHADNGTAVMMLFTCLSDLIDKLTEVYTSLRCFGNEPYELVPICFEPVEVPVSNHEMAPCTQLPPVMNIDDAAASKPVAEIVSCVETSETTPCSGERHYQEFIDNDSEVVFPTTGQQRAIRGNVVCVPSEVQETVNVLPRLRSKSQMLRVKLKRRLCYKGHQFFQTVTWSKLMSALMKLKQVHPQYRNITIRDDADLCDPTLTDDESSSDEAEMSDSEYNEEALEEIYRFESDALCGMNSDSQDNNSGNKQQQENAEDGDQPNGGVILESCLQPNDVSEEIMSFTEGIYCVAPAERNNPVSFFKTPKLEAMSFPVQFPTGQNTLDEERAIKLTPSKYFKTRLCCVDERFARDTNYLFFAQFVTEIYQATSSMTIQLRKGKPFTRDGRRINNAMLQDKREVEKLVRSKDAVRFMTPLRGTPAYWERTTKDLFAMIRQLGTPTFFCTFSAAEMRWEEVITAIKAQQGEVVNFAQLDWATKCEILRSNPVTTMRMFDKRVEALFRDLILSPAQPIGKVVDYFYRLEFQHRGSPHIHCLIWVQGAPVFEEASDGAICHFVSRYISAELPDPQKEPELYKKVTEVQMHSKSHSKTCVKHQGANCRFGFPKQPCDETMIIRPAPVDDDNRDQHKENRLASNAKLVPVLSLLNEPETSSLTLPQLLAKCKLTTDEYMNCLHMTASSSSVVLKREPKDCWVNNYNRHLLLAWDGNLDIQYILNAYSCIAYICSYISKAEHGLSQYLKSVIENSRSANVNESDEMKQIMQAYSKKREVSAQECVARACGLHMKQSSRSVVFVQTSDNALKMSYPLSLLEGKTQESHEVWMTGLPDKYKCRPQTEEFEVMCLADFASTCRIVYGKQVKGKNVLPLLNDMGFVQKRTEKPAVIKYCKYSEQKNPEEYYCALLKLYLPHRADCQLKSERCPAYQLFHDHACVQLPYNDSVERVCEIVKRNRERYEKHSRDIDNAIQEVEDSGLVINEWCHLAPESELQRLESVEEINAREDPNDNVEENVPDYNVRSETTQMSIVTEAAAIDPAVLRDMYRNLNQKQASVFYKVRDWCIKRVCSSKPIEQFFYHINGGAGTGKSHLIKCIHAEATKILQRLPRLAEEADISKQTVVLAAFTGTAAFNISGTTLHCLLKLPRSLKPPYHGLGNKLDEVRAELSIAEILIIDEISMVSKDLFAYVNARLKQIKGINLPFGGMSVLAVGDFFQLPPVRQSKPLCVYDPTRLDHWRDNFKKITLTTIMRQKDDVAFAELLNRLRVKEKSDELSELDRALLATRYTSPEMCPKHILHVFATNKQVDGHNSAMLNLLHKDIVQIDADDYKKDKGSGRMARQASPVQGAKNELPDSIKVASGARVMITRNIDVQAGLCNGMFAKVVKLVNYPNEARVQKLGLELDHVSKTARAANPVYIDRQEEKLKKAGVVRRQFPIKLAFACTIHKVQGMTTSEAAVSLKGVFEHGMGYVALSRVTSLSGLHILHMDERKLHANPEITAALAEMAEDSLENVMPLLHVMPSVDRANHLVVIHHNTEGLSCHVQDVVSHHELLFADVLCFTETHLQGSVADGCACLEGFTMFHRNRSDSYTNCPDLATKRGGGVGICVKSHIAAQEKKYIQGVTDIEFVVVKLEGPLNVLIAAVYRPPGNSLRTFLPSLGNLLRYLEVMDHHQILVCGDFNEDMLSASFKPILDLFRSKGYTQLITTATTDKNTLLDLIFVSRPQCALYSGVLQTYYSYHNPVFCVLTTERYRANIQQLSQSCFLCFDQ; translated from the exons ATGCCGAGGAAAGGAAGGCGATCCCAGGCTGTAAAGTTGAGCTGGGAGCGACGTGCCAAACGCCGTTGCTCCCCTTCACCAGTTACATGCAGTGATCCAACCTTACCTACCTGGCATAATGACTACGAACGTGCAAATACTGCACTTTTTGAAACTCCTGACACATGTGCCAATACTGCACTTTTTGAAACTGAACATGGCCTTGAGCCACATTTTGAAACTGAACGTGGTCATGATCCACACTCTGAAACTGACAAACGTGGCTATGATCCACTTTGTCAAACTGAACGTGGTCATGATCCACACTTTGAAACTGACAAACGTGGCCATGATCCACTTTGTCAAACTGCTGAACGTGCCCTTGATGCACATTTTGAGATTGATCATCAACGTGCCTATATTGCACAATTTGAGACTGATTCCTGTGACACTGGGCCTGACATTCCCGCTGCAGCCATGGCTTCTGTGCAACCTCATTTGGTAACGTATGTGTTGGCATCTCACAGCCAAGCTCATCCGAGATATGGAGAATTCAGAAACAGTCAATGTGTGGCTAACTCTGTTACATTTCTGGCTTTCTTACAGGAGTTCAATCACCTAACCAGCTCTGACCTTGATGCTGTTCTTAATGTTGGCAATGAACTGTATACATGTACTGTTGCTGCATTGAAAGCCCAAGGATGCTTCTTAGACAGATTTCTCACGGCTGATGAACTTCCAGGGATTGTGCGTGGTTTTTCTAAGCAACATGTCTTAATAAAGAGTCAGTCAATGGGTGGTTTGTTCACCTCTTTCTACGGAGATGAGCTGTTTCTGAACCTTCGTGACAGACTCCAGTGCTTGACCTCAGAGGTCAGTTATGCGCTTCTGATTATGCGGTTAACGTGTATTGCTGTTTTCCGAGACCACCAAGGCAGGTATGGATTTTTTGATCCCCACTCTAGAGGACGAGATGGCCTCCATGCTGACAATGGCACAGCGGTCATGATGCTCTTCACATGTTTGTCCGACCTGATCGATAAGTTGACGGAGGTTTATACAAGCTTGAGATGCTTTGGTAATGAGCCTTATGAGCTTGTACCGATTTGCTTTGAACCTGTTGAAGTTCCCGTAAGTAACCATGAGATGGCGCCATGTACACAGTTACCTCCCGTGATGAACATCGATGACGCTGCCGCAAGCAAACCTGTTGCTGAGATTGTCTCATGTGTTGAGACGAGCGAGACTACACCGTGTTCAGGTGAACGTCACTACCAAGAATTTATCGATAACGACAGTGAAGTGGTTTTCCCAACAACAG GTCAACAACGAGCCATTCGTGGAAATGTGGTGTGCGTGCCATCAGAAGTACAAGAGACGGTCAATGTCTTGCCGAGACTAAGAAGTAAGTCACAGATGTTGAGAGTGAAACTGAAGAGACGGCTTTGCTACAAAGGTCATCAGTTTTTTCAAACTGTCACTTGGTCCAAGCTAATGAGTGCTCTGATGAAACTGAAACAAGTTCATCCACAGTACAGAAACATAACTATTCGCGACGATGCGGACCTTTGCGACCCAACCCTCACTGATGATGAGAGCAGCTCCGATGAAGCGGAAATGAGCGACAGTGAATACAATGAGGAAGCTCTGGAGGAGATATACAGATTTGAGAGTGATGCTCTGTGTGGGATGAACAGTGACTCACAAGATAACAACAGTGGTAACAAACAGCAACAAGAAAATGCGGAAGACGGTGATCAACCAAATGGTGGAGTGATACTTGAATCATGTCTCCAACCAAATGATGTGTCAGAGGAAATTATGAGTTTTACAGAGGGCATTTACTGTGTTGCTCCCGCAGAAAGAAACAACCCAGTAAGCTTTTTCAAGACTCCCAAACTTGAGGCCATGTCTTTTCCAGTGCAGTTTCCCACTGGTCAAAACACCCTTGATGAAGAGAGAGCAATAAAACTCACACCaagcaaatatttcaaaacGCGTCTGTGTTGTGTGGATGAACGTTTTGCTCGAGATACAAACTACTTGTTCTTTGCCCAGTTTGTGACTGAAATTTACCAGGCAACGTCGAGCATGACAATACAGCTACGCAAAGGTAAGCCTTTTACCAGGGATGGTCGAAGGATAAACAATGCCATGCTTCAGGACAAACGTGAAGTTGAGAAATTGGTGCGCAGCAAAGATGCTGTCCGGTTCATGACACCACTGAGAGGTACGCCAGCCTATTGGGAGAGAACCACCAAAGATCTTTTTGCAATGATCCGACAGCTGGGCACACCCACATTCTTTTGCACATTTTCTGCTGCCGAAATGCGTTGGGAAGAGGTCATCACTGCCATCAAAGCACAACAAGGTGAAGTAGTGAATTTCGCTCAACTTGACTGGGCAACCAAGTGTGAGATTCTACGCAGCAATCCTGTGACAACGATGCGCATGTTTGACAAACGTGTGGAAGCTCTGTTCAGAGATTTGATCCTCTCTCCGGCGCAACCGATTGGTAAGGTCGTCGACTACTTTTACCGATTAGAGTTTCAACACAGAGGAAGTCCTCACATTCATTGCCTCATATGGGTTCAAGGTGCCCCTGTATTTGAGGAAGCCTCAGATGGAGCCATCTGTCATTTTGTGTCTCGCTACATCTCGGCTGAGCTGCCGGACCCACAGAAGGAACCGGAATTGTACAAAAAGGTCACAGAGGttcagatgcacagcaaaagtcACTCCAAAACGTGTGTCAAACACCAAGGTGCAAATTGCCGCTTTGGATTCCCCAAACAACCGTGCGATGAAACAATGATCATCAGACCTGCGCCCGTCGACGACGACAATCGAGATCAACACAAGGAGAATCGGTTGGCGTCAAATGCCAAGCTTGTTCCCGTGCTAAGTCTGCTGAATGAGCCTGAAACGTCATCCCTGACTTTGCCTCAGCTACTAGCGAAATGTAAGCTCACCACTGACGAGTACATGAACTGTTTGCACATGACGGCCTCGTCGAGTTCTGTTGTGCTTAAGCGAGAACCAAAAGACTGCTGGGTCAACAACTACAACCGCCATTTGCTTCTTGCCTGGGATGGAAACCTGGACATCCAATACATCCTGAATGCCTACTCTTGCATCGCATACATCTGCAGCTACATCAGCAAAGCTGAACACGGTTTGAGCCAATACCTGAAATCGGTTATCGAAAACTCCCGCAGCGCAAATGTCAATGAGAGCGATGAAATGAAGCAAATTATGCAAGCGTACTCCAAGAAAAGAGAAGTGAGTGCTCAGGAATGTGTCGCACGTGCATGCGGCTTGCATATGAAACAGTCCTCCCGCAGTGTGGTATTTGTACAAACGAGTGACAATGCGCTGAAAATGAGTTATCCTCTCTCACTCCTTGAGGGCAAAACGCAGGAATCTCATGAAGTGTGGATGACTGGCCTGCCGGACAAATACAAATGCAGACCTCAAACAGAGGAATTTGAAGTAATGTGCTTGGCTGATTTTGCATCAACGTGCAGAATTGTTTATGGCAAACAAGTCAAAGGTAAGAATGTTTTGCCTCTGCTGAACGACATGGGGTTTGTCCAGAAAAGAACAGAAAAACCTGCGGTCATCAAATACTGCAAATACTCAGAACAAAAGAATCCGGAGGAATATTACTGCGCCTTGCTCAAGCTGTACCTGCCTCATCGTGCTGATTGCCAGTTAAAATCTGAACGCTGTCCCGCATATCAGTTGTTTCATGATCACGCCTGTGTACAGTTACCATATAACGACTCTGTGGAGCGTGTGTGCGAAATTGTCAAAAGGAACAGAGAAAGGTATGAGAAACACAGTCGAGACATTGACAATGCCATCCAAGAGGTGGAGGACAGTGGGCTCGTCATAAACGAATGGTGCCACCTGGCTCCCGAGAGTGAGTTGCAAAGACTCGAAAGCGTTGAGGAAATCAACGCAAGAGAGGACCCAAATGACAACGTGGAGGAAAATGTCCCGGACTATAACGTCAGGTCCGAAACAACACAAATGTCCATCGTGACAGAGGCTGCTGCCATCGATCCCGCAGTGTTACGCGACATGTATCGTAACCTGAACCAAAAGCAAGCGTCTGTCTTCTACAAGGTCAGAGATTGGTGCATAAAACGTGTGTGTAGCTCAAAGCCAATTGAGCAGTTCTTCTACCACATCAACGGTGGCGCCGGGACCGGCAAATCGCATCTGATCAAATGTATCCACGCAGAGGCTACCAAAATACTGCAGAGACTACCACGACTGGCTGAGGAGGCCGACATTTCCAAGCAAACGGTTGTTCTCGCAGCTTTCACTGGCACGGCGGCATTCAACATTTCTGGGACAACTTTGCATTGTCTACTCAAACTGCCGAGAAGTCTCAAACCCCCGTACCACGGCCTGGGCAATAAACTGGACGAAGTCAGAGCCGAGCTGTCGATCGCCGAAATACTCATCATCGATGAGATTTCCATGGTGTCAAAAGACCTCTTTGCCTACGTGAATGCCAGGTTGAAACAAATCAAAGGCATCAATTTACCTTTTGGTGGCATGTCTGTTCTTGCTGTTGGAGATTTCTTTCAGCTCCCTCCCGTGAGACAGTCCAAACCTCTATGCGTGTACGATCCCACTCGGCTGGACCACTGGCGTGACAACTTCAAAAAGATCACGCTCACCACCATCATGAGGCAGAAAGATGATGTTGCCTTTGCTGAACTGCTGAACCGACTCCGGGTCAAAGAAAAGTCTGATGAACTGTCGGAACTGGACAGAGCTCTCCTTGCGACGAGGTACACTTCCCCAGAAATGTGTCCAAAGCATATTCTGCATGTTTTTGCCACCAATAAACAGGTGGATGGCCATAACTCCGCCATGCTGAATCTGCTTCATAAGGACATTGTGCAAATTGACGCAGATGACTACAAGAAAGACAAAGGAAGTGGCAGAATGGCAAGGCAAGCTTCCCCTGTGCAAGGCGCTAAGAATGAGCTCCCGGACTCAATCAAAGTTGCCTCCGGTGCTCGTGTTATGATCACACGCAATATTGATGTTCAAGCAGGTCTGTGCAATGGAATGTTTGCAAAAGTTGTCAAATTGGTGAACTATCCAAATGAAGCACGTGTCCAGAAACTTGGGTTGGAACTTGATCATGTGAGTAAGACAGCACGGGCTGCTAACCCTGTGTACATTGACAGACAGGAGGAGAAGCTGAAGAAGGCTGGAGTGGTGCGCCGACAGTTTCCCATTAAGCTTGCTTTTGCCTGCACGATCCATAAGGTACAAGGCATGACAACATCAGAGGCTGCAGTTTCGCTGAAAGGTGTTTTCGAACACGGCATGGGGTACGTAGCTCTGAGTAGAGTGACTTCGCTCAGTGGTCTGCATATTCTGCATATGGATGAGAGAAAACTTCATGCAAATCCAGAAATCACTGCTGCTCTTGCTGAGATGGCAGAGGATTCTTTGGAGAACGTAATGCCCCTCCTTCACGTGATGCCGTCGGTAGATCGGGCAAATCACCTGGTTGTCATCCATCATAACACCGAAGGGCTGTCTTGTCACGTGCAAGATGTCGTGTCTCATCACGAACTGCTTTTTGCTGATGTTTTGTGCTTCACAGAGACACACCTCCAAGGATCAGTGGCCGATGGATGTGCTTGCTTGGAAGGCTTCACAATGTTTCACAGGAACCGAAGTGATTCTTACACAAACTGTCCTGACTTAGCAACAAAACGTGGTGGTGGCGTAGGTATTTGTGTCAAAAGTCACATCGCAGCCCAGGAAAAGAAATACATTCAGGGTGTGACCGACATTGAATTTGTTGTGGTGAAACTTGAAGGTCCCCTCAATGTGTTGATCGCTGCCGTTTACAGGCCTCCAGGCAACAGTCTGCGCACTTTTCTGCCAAGCTTGGGAAATCTGTTGCGGTACCTTGAAGTAATGGACCATCATCAGATCTTGGTATGTGGAGATTTTAATGAAGATATGCTATCTGCCTCATTCAAGCCCATTCTTGATTTGTTTCGCTCAAAAGGTTACACGCAACTCATAACCACTGCTACCACTGACAAAAACACATTGCTTGACCTCATTTTTGTCTCTCGACCTCAGTGTGCTCTTTATTCAGGTGTCCTGCAAACGTACTACAGCTATCACAATCCTGTTTTCTGTGTTTTGACCACTGAAAG GTATCGTGCAAACATACAGCAGCTATCACAATCGTGTTTTCTGTGTTTTGACCAGTGA
- the LOC125975202 gene encoding uncharacterized protein isoform X12: MLRVKLKRRLCYKGHQFFQTVTWSKLMSALMKLKQVHPQYRNITIRDDADLCDPTLTDDESSSDEAEMSDSEYNEEALEEIYRFESDALCGMNSDSQDNNSGNKQQQENAEDGDQPNGGVILESCLQPNDVSEEIMSFTEGIYCVAPAERNNPVSFFKTPKLEAMSFPVQFPTGQNTLDEERAIKLTPSKYFKTRLCCVDERFARDTNYLFFAQFVTEIYQATSSMTIQLRKGKPFTRDGRRINNAMLQDKREVEKLVRSKDAVRFMTPLRGTPAYWERTTKDLFAMIRQLGTPTFFCTFSAAEMRWEEVITAIKAQQGEVVNFAQLDWATKCEILRSNPVTTMRMFDKRVEALFRDLILSPAQPIGKVVDYFYRLEFQHRGSPHIHCLIWVQGAPVFEEASDGAICHFVSRYISAELPDPQKEPELYKKVTEVQMHSKSHSKTCVKHQGANCRFGFPKQPCDETMIIRPAPVDDDNRDQHKENRLASNAKLVPVLSLLNEPETSSLTLPQLLAKCKLTTDEYMNCLHMTASSSSVVLKREPKDCWVNNYNRHLLLAWDGNLDIQYILNAYSCIAYICSYISKAEHGLSQYLKSVIENSRSANVNESDEMKQIMQAYSKKREVSAQECVARACGLHMKQSSRSVVFVQTSDNALKMSYPLSLLEGKTQESHEVWMTGLPDKYKCRPQTEEFEVMCLADFASTCRIVYGKQVKGKNVLPLLNDMGFVQKRTEKPAVIKYCKYSEQKNPEEYYCALLKLYLPHRADCQLKSERCPAYQLFHDHACVQLPYNDSVERVCEIVKRNRERYEKHSRDIDNAIQEVEDSGLVINEWCHLAPESELQRLESVEEINAREDPNDNVEENVPDYNVRSETTQMSIVTEAAAIDPAVLRDMYRNLNQKQASVFYKVRDWCIKRVCSSKPIEQFFYHINGGAGTGKSHLIKCIHAEATKILQRLPRLAEEADISKQTVVLAAFTGTAAFNISGTTLHCLLKLPRSLKPPYHGLGNKLDEVRAELSIAEILIIDEISMVSKDLFAYVNARLKQIKGINLPFGGMSVLAVGDFFQLPPVRQSKPLCVYDPTRLDHWRDNFKKITLTTIMRQKDDVAFAELLNRLRVKEKSDELSELDRALLATRYTSPEMCPKHILHVFATNKQVDGHNSAMLNLLHKDIVQIDADDYKKDKGSGRMARQASPVQGAKNELPDSIKVASGARVMITRNIDVQAGLCNGMFAKVVKLVNYPNEARVQKLGLELDHVSKTARAANPVYIDRQEEKLKKAGVVRRQFPIKLAFACTIHKVQGMTTSEAAVSLKGVFEHGMGYVALSRVTSLSGLHILHMDERKLHANPEITAALAEMAEDSLENVMPLLHVMPSVDRANHLVVIHHNTEGLSCHVQDVVSHHELLFADVLCFTETHLQGSVADGCACLEGFTMFHRNRSDSYTNCPDLATKRGGGVGICVKSHIAAQEKKYIQGVTDIEFVVVKLEGPLNVLIAAVYRPPGNSLRTFLPSLGNLLRYLEVMDHHQILVCGDFNEDMLSASFKPILDLFRSKGYTQLITTATTDKNTLLDLIFVSRPQCALYSGVLQTYYSYHNPVFCVLTTERYRANIQQLSQSCFLCFDQ; encoded by the exons ATGTTGAGAGTGAAACTGAAGAGACGGCTTTGCTACAAAGGTCATCAGTTTTTTCAAACTGTCACTTGGTCCAAGCTAATGAGTGCTCTGATGAAACTGAAACAAGTTCATCCACAGTACAGAAACATAACTATTCGCGACGATGCGGACCTTTGCGACCCAACCCTCACTGATGATGAGAGCAGCTCCGATGAAGCGGAAATGAGCGACAGTGAATACAATGAGGAAGCTCTGGAGGAGATATACAGATTTGAGAGTGATGCTCTGTGTGGGATGAACAGTGACTCACAAGATAACAACAGTGGTAACAAACAGCAACAAGAAAATGCGGAAGACGGTGATCAACCAAATGGTGGAGTGATACTTGAATCATGTCTCCAACCAAATGATGTGTCAGAGGAAATTATGAGTTTTACAGAGGGCATTTACTGTGTTGCTCCCGCAGAAAGAAACAACCCAGTAAGCTTTTTCAAGACTCCCAAACTTGAGGCCATGTCTTTTCCAGTGCAGTTTCCCACTGGTCAAAACACCCTTGATGAAGAGAGAGCAATAAAACTCACACCaagcaaatatttcaaaacGCGTCTGTGTTGTGTGGATGAACGTTTTGCTCGAGATACAAACTACTTGTTCTTTGCCCAGTTTGTGACTGAAATTTACCAGGCAACGTCGAGCATGACAATACAGCTACGCAAAGGTAAGCCTTTTACCAGGGATGGTCGAAGGATAAACAATGCCATGCTTCAGGACAAACGTGAAGTTGAGAAATTGGTGCGCAGCAAAGATGCTGTCCGGTTCATGACACCACTGAGAGGTACGCCAGCCTATTGGGAGAGAACCACCAAAGATCTTTTTGCAATGATCCGACAGCTGGGCACACCCACATTCTTTTGCACATTTTCTGCTGCCGAAATGCGTTGGGAAGAGGTCATCACTGCCATCAAAGCACAACAAGGTGAAGTAGTGAATTTCGCTCAACTTGACTGGGCAACCAAGTGTGAGATTCTACGCAGCAATCCTGTGACAACGATGCGCATGTTTGACAAACGTGTGGAAGCTCTGTTCAGAGATTTGATCCTCTCTCCGGCGCAACCGATTGGTAAGGTCGTCGACTACTTTTACCGATTAGAGTTTCAACACAGAGGAAGTCCTCACATTCATTGCCTCATATGGGTTCAAGGTGCCCCTGTATTTGAGGAAGCCTCAGATGGAGCCATCTGTCATTTTGTGTCTCGCTACATCTCGGCTGAGCTGCCGGACCCACAGAAGGAACCGGAATTGTACAAAAAGGTCACAGAGGttcagatgcacagcaaaagtcACTCCAAAACGTGTGTCAAACACCAAGGTGCAAATTGCCGCTTTGGATTCCCCAAACAACCGTGCGATGAAACAATGATCATCAGACCTGCGCCCGTCGACGACGACAATCGAGATCAACACAAGGAGAATCGGTTGGCGTCAAATGCCAAGCTTGTTCCCGTGCTAAGTCTGCTGAATGAGCCTGAAACGTCATCCCTGACTTTGCCTCAGCTACTAGCGAAATGTAAGCTCACCACTGACGAGTACATGAACTGTTTGCACATGACGGCCTCGTCGAGTTCTGTTGTGCTTAAGCGAGAACCAAAAGACTGCTGGGTCAACAACTACAACCGCCATTTGCTTCTTGCCTGGGATGGAAACCTGGACATCCAATACATCCTGAATGCCTACTCTTGCATCGCATACATCTGCAGCTACATCAGCAAAGCTGAACACGGTTTGAGCCAATACCTGAAATCGGTTATCGAAAACTCCCGCAGCGCAAATGTCAATGAGAGCGATGAAATGAAGCAAATTATGCAAGCGTACTCCAAGAAAAGAGAAGTGAGTGCTCAGGAATGTGTCGCACGTGCATGCGGCTTGCATATGAAACAGTCCTCCCGCAGTGTGGTATTTGTACAAACGAGTGACAATGCGCTGAAAATGAGTTATCCTCTCTCACTCCTTGAGGGCAAAACGCAGGAATCTCATGAAGTGTGGATGACTGGCCTGCCGGACAAATACAAATGCAGACCTCAAACAGAGGAATTTGAAGTAATGTGCTTGGCTGATTTTGCATCAACGTGCAGAATTGTTTATGGCAAACAAGTCAAAGGTAAGAATGTTTTGCCTCTGCTGAACGACATGGGGTTTGTCCAGAAAAGAACAGAAAAACCTGCGGTCATCAAATACTGCAAATACTCAGAACAAAAGAATCCGGAGGAATATTACTGCGCCTTGCTCAAGCTGTACCTGCCTCATCGTGCTGATTGCCAGTTAAAATCTGAACGCTGTCCCGCATATCAGTTGTTTCATGATCACGCCTGTGTACAGTTACCATATAACGACTCTGTGGAGCGTGTGTGCGAAATTGTCAAAAGGAACAGAGAAAGGTATGAGAAACACAGTCGAGACATTGACAATGCCATCCAAGAGGTGGAGGACAGTGGGCTCGTCATAAACGAATGGTGCCACCTGGCTCCCGAGAGTGAGTTGCAAAGACTCGAAAGCGTTGAGGAAATCAACGCAAGAGAGGACCCAAATGACAACGTGGAGGAAAATGTCCCGGACTATAACGTCAGGTCCGAAACAACACAAATGTCCATCGTGACAGAGGCTGCTGCCATCGATCCCGCAGTGTTACGCGACATGTATCGTAACCTGAACCAAAAGCAAGCGTCTGTCTTCTACAAGGTCAGAGATTGGTGCATAAAACGTGTGTGTAGCTCAAAGCCAATTGAGCAGTTCTTCTACCACATCAACGGTGGCGCCGGGACCGGCAAATCGCATCTGATCAAATGTATCCACGCAGAGGCTACCAAAATACTGCAGAGACTACCACGACTGGCTGAGGAGGCCGACATTTCCAAGCAAACGGTTGTTCTCGCAGCTTTCACTGGCACGGCGGCATTCAACATTTCTGGGACAACTTTGCATTGTCTACTCAAACTGCCGAGAAGTCTCAAACCCCCGTACCACGGCCTGGGCAATAAACTGGACGAAGTCAGAGCCGAGCTGTCGATCGCCGAAATACTCATCATCGATGAGATTTCCATGGTGTCAAAAGACCTCTTTGCCTACGTGAATGCCAGGTTGAAACAAATCAAAGGCATCAATTTACCTTTTGGTGGCATGTCTGTTCTTGCTGTTGGAGATTTCTTTCAGCTCCCTCCCGTGAGACAGTCCAAACCTCTATGCGTGTACGATCCCACTCGGCTGGACCACTGGCGTGACAACTTCAAAAAGATCACGCTCACCACCATCATGAGGCAGAAAGATGATGTTGCCTTTGCTGAACTGCTGAACCGACTCCGGGTCAAAGAAAAGTCTGATGAACTGTCGGAACTGGACAGAGCTCTCCTTGCGACGAGGTACACTTCCCCAGAAATGTGTCCAAAGCATATTCTGCATGTTTTTGCCACCAATAAACAGGTGGATGGCCATAACTCCGCCATGCTGAATCTGCTTCATAAGGACATTGTGCAAATTGACGCAGATGACTACAAGAAAGACAAAGGAAGTGGCAGAATGGCAAGGCAAGCTTCCCCTGTGCAAGGCGCTAAGAATGAGCTCCCGGACTCAATCAAAGTTGCCTCCGGTGCTCGTGTTATGATCACACGCAATATTGATGTTCAAGCAGGTCTGTGCAATGGAATGTTTGCAAAAGTTGTCAAATTGGTGAACTATCCAAATGAAGCACGTGTCCAGAAACTTGGGTTGGAACTTGATCATGTGAGTAAGACAGCACGGGCTGCTAACCCTGTGTACATTGACAGACAGGAGGAGAAGCTGAAGAAGGCTGGAGTGGTGCGCCGACAGTTTCCCATTAAGCTTGCTTTTGCCTGCACGATCCATAAGGTACAAGGCATGACAACATCAGAGGCTGCAGTTTCGCTGAAAGGTGTTTTCGAACACGGCATGGGGTACGTAGCTCTGAGTAGAGTGACTTCGCTCAGTGGTCTGCATATTCTGCATATGGATGAGAGAAAACTTCATGCAAATCCAGAAATCACTGCTGCTCTTGCTGAGATGGCAGAGGATTCTTTGGAGAACGTAATGCCCCTCCTTCACGTGATGCCGTCGGTAGATCGGGCAAATCACCTGGTTGTCATCCATCATAACACCGAAGGGCTGTCTTGTCACGTGCAAGATGTCGTGTCTCATCACGAACTGCTTTTTGCTGATGTTTTGTGCTTCACAGAGACACACCTCCAAGGATCAGTGGCCGATGGATGTGCTTGCTTGGAAGGCTTCACAATGTTTCACAGGAACCGAAGTGATTCTTACACAAACTGTCCTGACTTAGCAACAAAACGTGGTGGTGGCGTAGGTATTTGTGTCAAAAGTCACATCGCAGCCCAGGAAAAGAAATACATTCAGGGTGTGACCGACATTGAATTTGTTGTGGTGAAACTTGAAGGTCCCCTCAATGTGTTGATCGCTGCCGTTTACAGGCCTCCAGGCAACAGTCTGCGCACTTTTCTGCCAAGCTTGGGAAATCTGTTGCGGTACCTTGAAGTAATGGACCATCATCAGATCTTGGTATGTGGAGATTTTAATGAAGATATGCTATCTGCCTCATTCAAGCCCATTCTTGATTTGTTTCGCTCAAAAGGTTACACGCAACTCATAACCACTGCTACCACTGACAAAAACACATTGCTTGACCTCATTTTTGTCTCTCGACCTCAGTGTGCTCTTTATTCAGGTGTCCTGCAAACGTACTACAGCTATCACAATCCTGTTTTCTGTGTTTTGACCACTGAAAG GTATCGTGCAAACATACAGCAGCTATCACAATCGTGTTTTCTGTGTTTTGACCAGTGA